One genomic segment of Mastomys coucha isolate ucsf_1 unplaced genomic scaffold, UCSF_Mcou_1 pScaffold22, whole genome shotgun sequence includes these proteins:
- the Med26 gene encoding mediator of RNA polymerase II transcription subunit 26, translating into MTAAPASPQQMRDRLLQAIDSQSNIRNMVAVLEVISSLERYPITKEALEETRLGKLINDVRKKTKNEELAKRAKRLLRSWQKLIEPVHQNEVALRALAGAAGSANGGAHNCRPEMGVAGAPKSIHDLKNRNDIQRLPGQRLDRLVSRKRRGDQRDLGHPGPPHKVSKGSPDPLVPNASPLPTNGISGSPESLPSPLDGSGHLGPDGSRLESSENEKHSTKIPVNAVRPRPSSPGLSKPPVPCLQTKAAQLQQLDRADEPPGPPYPRGSSRCSFSPRNSRHEGSFARHRSSYIPKGPVSSPSPRPQPLDNTQVPSPLPLAQPPTPPVRRLELLPNADSPVHWPEQPEGHPRLTGPACRAGLSPDSSKADSDAASSGGSDSKKKKRYRPRDYTVNLDGQVAETGVKPVRLKERKLTFDPMTRQIRPLTQKEPVRADSPVPPEQLPRTELEQQEAKASLQSPFEQTNWKELSRNEIIQSYLSRQSSLLSSSGAQTPGAHHFMAEYLKQEESSRQGARQPHVLLPLPTPTDLPGLTREVTQNDLDRIQAQQWPGVNGCEDTQGNWYDWTQCISLDPHGDDGRLNILPYVCLD; encoded by the exons ATCCGGAACATGGTGGCAGTGTTGGAAGTGATCTCCAGTCTGGAGAGATACCCCATCACCAAAGAGGCACTGGAG GAGACACGACTAGGGAAGCTCATCAATGATGTCCGCAAGAAAACCAAGAATGAGGAGCTGGCCAAGCGGGCCAAGAGGCTGCTGCGGAGCTGGCAGAAGCTCATCGAGCCTGTACATCAGAACGAAGTGGCACTACGGGCACTAGCGGGGGCTGCAGGCTCTGCCAATGGGGGTGCGCACAACTGCCGGCCAGAGATGGGAGTGGCTGGTGCACCCAAGAGCATCCATGACCTGAAGAATCGCAATGACATCCAAAGGCTTCCTGGGCAGCGGCTAGATAGGCTGGTCAGCCGTAAGCGCAGGGGGGACCAGCGTGACCTGGGCCACCCAGGACCACCCCACAAAGTTTCCAAAGGCAGTCCTGACCCCCTGGTCCCCAATgcatcccctctccccaccaaTGGGATCAGCGGGAGCCCAGAGAGCTTACCCAGCCCCCTGGATGGCAGTGGGCACTTAGGCCCTGATGGCAGCCGCCTGGAGTCCAGCGAGAACGAGAAGCACAGCACCAAGATCCCCGTGAACGCCGTGCGGCCGCGCCCCAGCTCCCCTGGCTTGAGCAAACCCCCAGTTCCCTGCCTTCAGACCAAGGCTGCACAGCTGCAGCAGTTGGACAGGGCGGATGAGCCCCCAGGTCCTCCTTATCCCAGGGGGTCCTCTCGCTGCTCCTTCAGCCCCCGGAACTCACGGCATGAAGGCTCCTTTGCGCGGCATCGGAGCTCATACATACCCAAGGGCCCAGTGTCCAGCCCCTCCCCACGGCCCCAGCCACTGGACAACACGCAGGTACCATCCCCACTCCCGCTGGCCCAGCCACCTACGCCCCCTGTGCGCCGTCTGGAGCTGCTGCCTAATGCTGACAGCCCTGTGCACTGGCCAGAACAGCCCGAAGGCCACCCCCGGCTAACGGGGCCAGCCTGCAGGGCTGGATTGTCTCCAGATTCCTCCAAGGCGGACAGTGATGCTGCCTCTTCGGGTGGCTCggacagcaaaaagaaaaagaggtaccGACCTCGAGATTACACAGTGAACTTGGACGGGCAGGTGGCTGAGACCGGTGTCAAGCCTGTGCGGTTAAAAGAGCGGAAGCTCACCTTTGACCCCATGACAAGACAGATCAGGCCTCTGACCCAGAAAGAGCCGGTGCGGGCTGACAGTCCAGTACCCCCAGAGCAGCTGCCTAGGACAGAGCTGGAGCAGCAGGAGGCTAAGGCCAGCCTCCAGAGCCCTTTTGAGCAGACGAACTGGAAGGAACTATCGCGTAATGAGATCATACAGTCCTACCTGAGCCGCCAGAGCAGCCTGCTGTCATCCTCAGGCGCACAGACCCCAGGTGCGCACCACTTTATGGCTGAGTacctgaagcaggaggagagCAGTCGGCAAGGGGCTCGGCAGCCCCAtgtgctgctgcctctgcccacGCCCACTGACCTACCAGGGCTCACGCGGGAGGTCACACAGAATGATTTGGACAGAATCCAGGCCCAGCAATGGCCGGGAGTTAACGGGTGTGAAGACACACAGGGTAATTGGTATGACTGGACGCAGTGTATATCACTCGACCCTCATGGTGACGATGGGCGCTTGAACATTCTGCCTTATGTCTGCTTGGACTGA